The Plasmodium sp. gorilla clade G2 genome assembly, chromosome: 4 genome has a segment encoding these proteins:
- a CDS encoding stevor PIR protein, putative, whose amino-acid sequence MISYNFKLFIFSIVLGALTLFYNVKNKKNDCHGLYTNIKYKNIVLEQTNPRSLAESSHELTANDKHENNKLREYRNTKETKYKKNKYPEDVTKTKQKIPQITNKKFPGTPNLNKYRKKTYAKDKEANSNISPRSLKNLEMQRKLYNDFDGKQELYFRNISDQPKDAHESRTKKCLFCIFAGITYLLFCTIGIYKLCQIHKNNARKK is encoded by the exons atgatatcttataattttaaattattcatattttcaaTCGTATTAGGAGCattaacattattttataatgtgaaaaataaaaaa AATGACTGTCATggattatatacaaatataaaatataaaaatatagtgTTAGAGCAAACAAATCCTAGGTCCTTAGCAGAATCTTCACATGAACTTACAGCAAATGATAAgcatgaaaataataaattaagagaatatagaaatacgaaagaaacaaaatacaagaaaaacaaatatcCAGAAGATGTCACAAAAACAAAGCAAAAAATACCACAAATAACAAACAAGAAATTTCCTGGAACAccaaatttaaataaatatagaaaaaaaacatacgCTAAAGACAAAGAAGCTAATTCAAACATATCTCCTCGTTCTCTCAAAAATTTAGAAATGCAAAGAAAGCTTTATAATGATTTTGATGGAAAACAAGAACTATATTTTCGAAATATTTCAGATCAACCCAAAGATGCACATGAATCTAGGACAAAAAAATgtcttttttgtatttttgcAGGAATAACATATCTACTCTTTTGCACTATtggtatttataaattatgccaaatacataaaaataatgcacgaaaaaaataa
- a CDS encoding PIR protein: protein MLLCLFLLNKILLLLLLLLLSPLLLSCRQFHSNGYMSTHLRNIKKIRTSRKLCEYDKYKANYDNDPEMKEVIEKYNERLAIRWKEYDELKKEKERKYKEQYDKDIKEIILKGKIEKQLTKQLSALDKFTDIDDLAKDIYEKRVATKAKKGKKYKKTLGHTLSEWNILPNIDMYEWIPFSSKEAKIDCNIKNMKHALTKVGYIGRNKYDSLGNKNGNDTTALAPVFSSIMSSSNAFIQRYMGDDITSNGSSFKNSTVSSIFLYALWEFFEHIVAPTVAPFLFGTGDHGHGSQGESAKTCKCVCTGEKTCCCAGTCTNGVKCVCNGGGAGVCTGKCVCEGGSAGVCAGVCKCTIEKGFLHNFHEFLHSWEVFCDAIFALYIIASILVILYNILKYYREIKMEKKHKYFKILHD from the exons Atgttattatgtttatttttattgaataaaatattgttattattgttattattattattgtcaccattattgttatcatgc agaCAATTTCATAGCAATGGTTACATGTCAACTCATTTAAGAaacatcaaaaaaataagaacatCGAGAAAATTATGTGAATATGACAAATATAAAGctaattatgataatgatCCTGAGATGAAAGAAgtaatagaaaaatataatgaacgATTAGCAATACGATGGAAAGAATATGATGAattaaagaaagaaaaagaaagaaaatataaagaacaatacgataaagatataaaagaaattattttaaaaggcAAAATAGAAAAACAACTAACAAAACAATTATCAGCATTAGACAAATTTACTGATATAGACGATTTAGCTAAAGATATATACGAAAAAAGGGTAGCAACTAAAGCGAAAAAAggtaaaaaatacaaaaaaacaTTAGGTCATACCTTATCCGAATGGAACATTTTACCTAATATTGATATGTATGAATGGATACCTTTTTCATCTAAGGAAGCAAAAATTGattgtaatataaaaaatatgaaacatGCTCTTACTAAAGTTGGTTATATAGGTcgtaataaatatgattctCTTGGTAATAAGAATGGAAATGATACTACTGCACTTGCCCCAGTATTTAGTTCTATTATGAGTTCTTCTAATGCGTTCATTCAAAGATATATGGGGGATGATATTACATCTAATGGTAGTAGTTTTAAAAATAGTACTGTTTCATCAATTTTTCTTTACGCTTTATGGGAATTTTTTGAGCATATCGTAGCCCCAACTGTTGCTCCTTTTTTGTTTGGAACAGGTGACCATGGACACGGAAGCCAAGGTGAGAGTGCAAAAACATGTAAATGCGTATGTACGGGGGAAAAAACATGTTGTTGTGCAGGTACATGTACAAATGGAGTTAAGTGTGTATGTAATGGTGGAGGTGCTGGTGTATGTACAGGTAAATGTGTATGTGAAGGTGGAAGTGCTGGTGTATGTGCAGGTGTATGTAAGTGTACAATTGAAAAAGGTTTTCTCCATAATTTTCACGAATTTCTGCACAGTTGGGAGGTTTTTTGTGATGCTATTTTTGCATTATACATTATAGCTTCCATATTAGTAAtactttataatattttaaaatattatagagaaataaaaatggagaaaaaacataaatattttaaaatattacacGATTAA